One Streptosporangium sp. NBC_01495 DNA window includes the following coding sequences:
- a CDS encoding SDR family NAD(P)-dependent oxidoreductase — translation MAGSGEKNTPGTYSERNDLIAIIGLSARLPHADGPAAFWRLLRSGEDAITEVPAGRWDADALYDRDVTVAGKANTRWGGFLDDVAAFDAGLFGISPREAVAMDPQQRLMLELSWEVLEDAGLAPDTLSGSRTGVFVGAVADDYATLLHRRGLPAITQHTLTGLHRGIIANRISYAFGLAGPSMTMDTGQSSSLVAVHLACESLLRGESTLALAGGVSLNLAPESTVSAAKFGALSPDGRCFVFDARANGYVRGEGGGLVLLKRLADAVADGDEIRCVIRGSAVNNDGGGAGLTVPRGGAQEEVIRLACERAGVEPGEIQYVELHGTGTRVGDPVEAAALGAVLGAARAPGHPLAVGSAKTNVGHLEGAAGIVGLLKVALSIGHGELPASRNYETPNPAIPLESLNLRVQSETGPWPRPDLPVLAGVSSFGMGGTNCHVVLSGPPPASGEEPVRHGMGLVPWVVSGNGRAALREQAERLLSFVGERPGLDPLDIGLSLTTTRASLTHRAVVTGGDREELLAALTELARDGVSPEVSRDVASSTGRCAVVFSGQGAQRAGMGSGLYAAFPVFAEAFDAACASSVKEVLFGGSELIDQTVYTQQGLFAFEVALFRLLESWGVVPDFVGGHSVGEIAAAHVAGVWSLEDACRVVEARGRLMQGLAAGGAMAAIAASESDIAPYLSERVGLAAVNGPASVVVSGDEDAVEALLNRLDGAYRVKRLRVSHAFHSARMDPMLAEFRTVLESVVWNRPRIPLVSTLTGHLADPEEIASPEYWVRQVREPVRFGDAVRALEAEGVTTFIEAGPSPALSAMEAQDAALFVSLVRKDQPDPEALTRAVGRLWTRGVAVDWPAMFAGSGARRVDLPTYAFQRERYWLDAATNSDTGANTNTEVPVAAEEPSSPVDRRRPTLELVRAHAATVLGHPRPELVDTGRTFKELGFDSHLTVELRNQLVAATGLSLPTTLLFDHPTCLALAEHLSSRAADTLGGTGEPTVSAGSDEPIAIVGIGCRFPGGVASPEDLWRLVADERDAISEFPTDRGWDLDGLYAPDTDRLGTSYTRAGGFLDDVSGFDPAFFGISPREATAMDPQQRLLLETSWEALERAGVVPGSLRGTRTGVFVGAMAQSYGPPLHAPEEGLDGYLLTGGSPSVASGRIAYTLGLEGPAMTVDTACSSSLLALHLAVQALRRGECEAALAGGVAVMATPGMFVEFSRQRGLAADGRCRAYAAGANGTAWAEGAGMVLLERLSDARRNGHPVLALVRGTATNSDGASNGLTAPNGSAQQRVIRQALADAGVAAHEVDVVEGHGTGTALGDPIEAHALLATYGRTRPEPLWLGSLKSNIGHAQAAAGIGGVIKMVQALRHATLPKTLHVDEPSPHVDWSAGAVRLLTEAVPWERGGHSRRAGVSSFGISGSNVHVILEEAPEAGDAAAEGSVPPVVPVVLSGRSEEALRAAAGRLAPLLDMENAENGGNTANGVELADVAASLLRLRSAFDHRAVAVVADRHELGRALAATAEGEHVPEVVEGVATDPGRTVFIFPGQGSQWLGMAEDLLEWSPAFAKVIADCEGALSAFVDWKLTDVLRGAPGAPSLERVDVVQPALFAVMVGLAGLWRSYGVEPDAVVGHSQGEIAAAYVAGALSLEDATRIVVLRSRIVAERLSGAGGLLSVALSSSDAFVRIARWAGRLSLAVVNGPSAVVVAGEPEALDELAAACESEGVRARRIAVDYASHSPQVELIAEELLAALRPVTPRAGTVGFCSTVTGDWVDTSTLDAGYWFRNLRETVRFEQAVRRLADEGHGVFVEVSPHPVLTAGVEDTVGDDALVVGSLRRNEEGPRRFLTSLARTWVRGVPVNWEPVFAGAPARRVDLPTYPFQRRPYWLAPSAAAGDVSGLGFTATGHPLLGAVLSLAGTGTVETVLTGTVSLETHPWLADHAVAHAPVLPGTALVDMVVRAGDEVGHDVIEELTLRTPLVLPERGGARVQVRVEAPAEPGTRAVSVHSAPQGDPGAAWTLHATGTLTESPHPADGPVRPVTEGGTWPPDGAVAVDVEEGYLRLAERGYHYGPVFRGLRALWRRGEEVFAELALPEEARGDAALFLLHPALLDAALHAALLRGGAGGDADLRLPFSWSGLELHAAGASSMRVRVAPAGTDAVSITAVDAEGEPVVSARSLVFRPVSPDQLVTSVRTEPDSLFGLEWAEVPTAAGSLVPDGAAEVTVLPAGTAATGPDEVRAEAWRVLAGIRAWLAENRSPGARLIVTTRGAVTVDGDGDVPDLAGAAIWGMVRAAQAEQPGLIALVDLDADAPPMEAAELAGYLESGADTQLAIRAGRVLTPRLARASSTGVLTPPSDAVRWRLDRTPGGTLENLALVECPAASGPPGPGRVRVAVRAAGLNFRDVLVSLGMYPEPDVLMGIEAAGVVVEVGPGVTGLREGDRVLGLFDGAFGPVADTDRRSLAPMPDGWSFGDAASIATVFLTAYYGLVDLAGLRAGEAVLVHAGAGGVGMAAVQLARHLGAEVFATASPGKWDTLRELGLDDDHIASSRTLEFRDRFLAVTGGRGVDVVLNSLAGKFVDASLDLLPKGGRFVEIGKTDLRDPEEVAAAHPDVLYRWFDLTRLAAAEGDEAIPERIHAMLAEVLALFERGALRRLPVRTWEVGRAPEAFRFLSQARHVGKVVLLMPAALDPGGTVLITGGTGTLGALTARHLVTGHGVRNLLLTSRRGAGAPGAGELVEELTGLGADVTVAACDVADRDALAGLLAQVPADRPLTGVVHAAGLLDDGLVTSLTRQSLDAVMRPKSDAAWHLHELTRDADLGMFVLFSSIAGVAGVPGQANYAAANAFLDGLAQHRRSRGLPATSLAWGLWAEDSGMTGHLADADRARMSRLGIGRLATPDGLALFDAARTRTDAVLVPVRLSTGTEPDGVRPLLRGAIDVPSRRRGAAADVPARPETGAEPLGTRLARLSPAERETAVLELIRRQVATVLGHASVSAVGDGRTFEQLGFDSLTAVELRNRLTGQTGLRLPATLVFDYPSVTALTGHLLAELVPDDTPTPAGLLDDLGRWRAASSALTPSEAERAAITDGLRALLARWGTSGTSSTSGTELDHDLEASTADELFNIIKNEFGKS, via the coding sequence ATGGCTGGCAGCGGCGAGAAAAATACTCCTGGAACATATTCGGAACGTAATGATCTCATCGCGATAATCGGATTGTCCGCGCGGCTGCCGCACGCCGACGGGCCGGCCGCGTTCTGGCGGCTGCTCCGATCCGGTGAGGACGCGATCACCGAGGTTCCCGCCGGCCGCTGGGACGCCGACGCCCTCTACGACCGTGACGTGACCGTCGCCGGCAAGGCCAACACCCGCTGGGGCGGCTTCCTCGACGATGTCGCCGCCTTCGACGCCGGGCTCTTCGGCATCTCGCCGCGCGAGGCCGTCGCCATGGACCCCCAGCAGAGACTGATGCTGGAGCTGAGCTGGGAGGTCCTGGAGGACGCGGGGCTGGCTCCCGACACCCTGTCCGGGAGCCGCACGGGCGTCTTCGTCGGTGCCGTCGCGGACGACTACGCGACGCTGCTGCACCGGCGAGGGCTGCCGGCCATCACCCAGCACACGCTGACGGGCCTGCACCGCGGCATCATCGCCAACCGGATCTCCTACGCGTTCGGGCTCGCGGGTCCCAGCATGACCATGGACACCGGGCAGTCGTCGTCCCTGGTCGCGGTGCATCTGGCCTGCGAGAGCCTCCTGCGGGGCGAGTCCACGCTCGCGCTGGCCGGCGGCGTCAGCCTCAACCTGGCGCCCGAGAGCACCGTGAGCGCCGCCAAGTTCGGCGCGCTCTCGCCGGACGGCCGGTGCTTCGTGTTCGACGCCAGGGCGAACGGATACGTCCGCGGCGAGGGCGGCGGCCTGGTCCTGCTGAAGAGACTCGCGGACGCCGTCGCCGACGGCGACGAGATCAGGTGCGTGATCCGGGGCAGCGCGGTCAACAACGACGGCGGTGGCGCGGGCCTGACGGTGCCCCGGGGCGGGGCGCAGGAGGAAGTGATCCGGCTCGCCTGCGAACGGGCGGGGGTGGAGCCGGGCGAGATCCAGTACGTCGAGCTCCACGGCACCGGTACCAGGGTGGGCGACCCCGTCGAGGCGGCCGCCCTCGGCGCCGTTCTCGGCGCGGCACGCGCCCCAGGACACCCCCTCGCGGTCGGTTCGGCGAAGACCAACGTCGGGCACCTCGAGGGCGCCGCGGGAATCGTCGGACTGCTCAAGGTGGCGTTGAGCATCGGGCACGGTGAGCTGCCCGCCAGCCGCAACTACGAGACGCCCAACCCGGCGATCCCGCTGGAGAGCCTGAACCTCCGGGTCCAGTCGGAGACGGGACCGTGGCCACGCCCAGACCTGCCGGTGCTCGCCGGGGTGAGCTCCTTCGGCATGGGCGGCACCAACTGCCACGTCGTGCTCTCCGGTCCGCCGCCCGCGAGCGGCGAGGAGCCGGTCCGGCACGGGATGGGCCTGGTGCCCTGGGTGGTGTCCGGAAACGGGCGGGCCGCACTGCGGGAGCAGGCGGAGAGGCTGCTGTCCTTCGTGGGGGAGCGGCCCGGACTCGATCCGCTCGACATCGGTCTGTCCCTGACGACCACGAGGGCGAGCCTCACGCATCGGGCCGTGGTGACCGGAGGCGACCGCGAGGAACTGCTGGCCGCGCTGACCGAACTGGCCCGGGACGGCGTCAGCCCGGAGGTGTCGAGGGATGTCGCCTCGTCCACCGGTCGTTGTGCGGTGGTGTTCTCGGGTCAGGGGGCGCAGCGGGCCGGGATGGGGTCGGGGTTGTATGCGGCGTTCCCGGTGTTCGCGGAGGCGTTCGACGCGGCATGCGCCTCTTCGGTGAAGGAGGTGCTGTTCGGCGGTTCGGAGCTGATCGACCAGACGGTGTACACCCAGCAGGGGTTGTTCGCGTTCGAGGTCGCCCTCTTCCGGTTGTTGGAGTCCTGGGGAGTGGTCCCGGACTTCGTTGGAGGTCACTCCGTAGGGGAGATCGCCGCTGCTCATGTAGCAGGAGTGTGGTCGCTGGAAGATGCCTGCCGGGTGGTGGAGGCACGCGGCCGGTTGATGCAGGGCCTGGCCGCTGGCGGGGCGATGGCCGCGATAGCCGCCTCGGAGTCGGACATCGCTCCGTATCTGAGTGAGCGGGTGGGGTTGGCGGCGGTCAACGGTCCGGCCTCGGTGGTGGTCTCGGGTGATGAGGACGCGGTCGAGGCACTGCTGAACCGGCTGGACGGGGCGTACCGGGTCAAGCGGTTGCGGGTCTCGCATGCTTTCCATTCGGCGCGGATGGATCCGATGCTGGCGGAGTTCCGCACGGTGTTGGAGTCGGTGGTGTGGAACCGCCCCCGGATCCCGCTGGTGTCGACGTTGACCGGTCACCTCGCCGACCCCGAGGAGATCGCGTCGCCGGAGTACTGGGTGCGGCAGGTCCGTGAGCCGGTCCGGTTCGGCGACGCGGTGCGCGCCCTGGAGGCCGAGGGCGTCACCACGTTCATCGAGGCCGGGCCGAGTCCGGCGCTGTCGGCGATGGAGGCCCAGGACGCCGCCCTGTTCGTCTCCCTGGTGCGGAAGGACCAGCCCGACCCCGAGGCGTTGACGCGGGCCGTGGGCCGGTTGTGGACCCGGGGTGTGGCGGTCGACTGGCCGGCGATGTTCGCCGGGTCCGGTGCTCGGCGGGTCGACCTGCCCACCTACGCCTTCCAGCGCGAGCGCTACTGGCTCGATGCCGCCACGAACAGCGACACCGGTGCGAACACGAACACCGAGGTCCCGGTGGCGGCCGAGGAGCCTTCGTCCCCGGTCGACCGGCGCCGCCCCACCCTGGAGCTGGTTCGCGCGCACGCGGCGACCGTACTCGGCCATCCCCGGCCGGAGCTCGTGGACACCGGCCGTACGTTCAAGGAACTGGGCTTCGACTCGCACCTGACGGTGGAGCTCCGCAACCAGCTCGTGGCCGCGACCGGGCTCTCGCTGCCGACCACGCTCCTGTTCGACCATCCGACGTGCCTCGCGCTCGCCGAGCACCTGTCGAGCCGGGCCGCCGACACGCTCGGGGGCACCGGGGAGCCGACGGTCTCCGCCGGGAGTGACGAGCCGATCGCCATCGTCGGCATCGGGTGCCGGTTCCCCGGTGGCGTCGCCTCCCCCGAGGACCTGTGGCGGCTCGTCGCCGACGAGCGCGACGCCATCTCCGAGTTCCCCACCGACCGGGGCTGGGACCTGGACGGGCTCTACGCCCCCGACACCGACCGGCTCGGCACCAGCTACACCCGTGCCGGCGGGTTCCTCGACGACGTCTCCGGCTTCGACCCGGCCTTCTTCGGCATCTCACCGCGTGAGGCGACGGCGATGGACCCGCAGCAGCGGCTCCTGCTGGAGACGTCCTGGGAGGCCCTCGAACGGGCGGGCGTCGTGCCCGGGTCGCTGCGCGGCACCCGTACTGGGGTGTTCGTCGGGGCGATGGCGCAGAGCTACGGCCCGCCGCTGCACGCGCCGGAGGAAGGGCTTGACGGATACCTGCTCACGGGTGGCAGCCCCAGTGTCGCGTCCGGCCGGATCGCCTACACCCTCGGGCTCGAAGGGCCCGCGATGACCGTCGACACCGCCTGCTCCTCGTCCCTGCTGGCCCTGCACCTGGCGGTGCAGGCCCTGCGGCGCGGCGAGTGTGAGGCCGCCCTGGCGGGCGGGGTGGCGGTGATGGCCACGCCGGGCATGTTCGTGGAGTTCTCCCGGCAGCGCGGGCTGGCCGCGGACGGGCGGTGCCGGGCGTACGCCGCGGGCGCGAACGGAACGGCCTGGGCCGAGGGCGCGGGAATGGTGCTGCTCGAACGGCTGTCGGACGCGCGGCGCAACGGCCACCCGGTGCTGGCCCTGGTACGCGGTACGGCGACGAACTCCGACGGCGCGTCGAACGGGCTGACCGCGCCGAACGGCTCGGCCCAGCAGCGGGTGATCAGGCAGGCGCTCGCGGACGCCGGGGTGGCCGCGCACGAGGTGGATGTGGTCGAGGGGCACGGTACGGGTACCGCGCTCGGTGACCCGATCGAGGCGCACGCCCTCCTGGCGACGTACGGCCGGACGCGGCCGGAACCGCTGTGGCTGGGATCGCTGAAGTCGAACATCGGGCACGCCCAGGCGGCGGCGGGCATCGGCGGCGTGATCAAGATGGTGCAGGCGCTGCGGCACGCGACGTTGCCGAAGACGCTGCACGTGGACGAGCCCTCTCCTCACGTGGACTGGTCGGCGGGCGCGGTGCGGCTGCTGACGGAGGCGGTGCCGTGGGAGCGCGGTGGGCACTCGCGCCGGGCCGGGGTCTCCTCGTTCGGGATCAGCGGCTCCAACGTGCACGTGATCCTGGAGGAGGCGCCCGAGGCCGGGGACGCGGCGGCCGAGGGCTCCGTCCCGCCGGTGGTGCCGGTGGTGCTGTCCGGCAGGTCGGAGGAGGCACTGCGGGCCGCTGCGGGCAGGCTCGCACCGCTCCTCGACATGGAGAACGCGGAGAACGGCGGGAACACCGCGAACGGCGTCGAGCTGGCGGACGTCGCCGCGTCGCTGCTGCGCCTGCGCTCGGCCTTCGACCACCGCGCGGTCGCGGTGGTCGCCGACCGGCACGAGCTCGGACGGGCGCTCGCCGCGACGGCGGAGGGGGAGCATGTCCCCGAGGTGGTGGAGGGCGTCGCCACGGACCCCGGCCGTACGGTCTTCATCTTCCCCGGCCAGGGGTCGCAGTGGCTCGGCATGGCCGAGGATCTGCTCGAATGGTCCCCGGCGTTCGCCAAGGTGATCGCCGACTGCGAGGGCGCGCTGTCGGCGTTCGTGGACTGGAAGCTGACCGACGTGCTGCGTGGCGCCCCGGGCGCGCCCTCGCTGGAGCGGGTCGACGTCGTCCAGCCCGCGCTGTTCGCGGTGATGGTCGGGCTGGCCGGGCTGTGGCGCTCGTACGGTGTCGAGCCCGACGCGGTGGTCGGGCACTCCCAGGGGGAGATCGCCGCCGCGTACGTGGCCGGCGCCCTGTCCCTGGAGGACGCCACGCGCATCGTCGTCCTGCGCAGCAGGATCGTCGCGGAACGGCTGTCGGGAGCCGGTGGGCTGCTCTCGGTCGCGCTGTCGTCGTCGGACGCGTTCGTGCGGATCGCACGATGGGCGGGGCGGCTCTCCCTGGCGGTGGTGAACGGGCCGTCGGCCGTGGTGGTCGCGGGTGAGCCGGAGGCCCTGGACGAGCTGGCCGCCGCCTGCGAGTCGGAGGGTGTCAGGGCCCGGCGGATCGCGGTCGACTACGCCTCCCACTCCCCGCAGGTCGAGCTGATCGCCGAGGAGCTGCTCGCGGCGCTCCGGCCGGTCACCCCCCGGGCGGGCACGGTCGGGTTCTGCTCCACCGTCACCGGCGACTGGGTGGACACGAGCACGCTGGACGCCGGGTACTGGTTCAGGAACCTGCGGGAGACCGTCCGGTTCGAACAGGCCGTGCGGCGCCTGGCCGACGAGGGCCACGGCGTCTTCGTCGAGGTGAGCCCGCATCCGGTGCTGACCGCCGGGGTGGAGGACACGGTCGGGGACGACGCCCTCGTGGTGGGGTCCCTGCGCAGGAACGAGGAGGGGCCCAGACGCTTCCTCACCTCCCTGGCCCGGACCTGGGTGCGGGGTGTGCCGGTGAACTGGGAGCCGGTCTTCGCCGGTGCCCCGGCTCGCCGGGTGGATCTGCCGACCTATCCGTTCCAGCGCCGGCCGTACTGGCTGGCCCCTTCCGCCGCCGCCGGTGACGTCTCGGGGCTGGGGTTCACCGCCACCGGCCACCCGCTGCTGGGGGCGGTGCTCTCCCTCGCGGGTACCGGGACGGTCGAGACGGTGCTGACCGGGACGGTGTCCCTGGAGACCCACCCGTGGCTGGCGGACCACGCGGTCGCGCACGCTCCCGTGCTGCCGGGAACCGCGCTGGTGGACATGGTCGTCAGGGCGGGCGACGAGGTGGGGCACGACGTCATCGAGGAGCTCACCCTGCGGACGCCGCTGGTGCTGCCCGAGCGCGGCGGGGCGCGGGTGCAGGTCAGGGTCGAGGCCCCGGCCGAGCCCGGCACGCGGGCCGTCTCGGTGCACTCCGCGCCGCAGGGCGACCCGGGAGCCGCGTGGACGCTGCACGCGACCGGGACCCTGACCGAATCGCCCCACCCGGCGGACGGTCCGGTCCGGCCCGTGACCGAGGGCGGTACCTGGCCGCCGGACGGCGCGGTGGCCGTGGACGTCGAGGAGGGCTACCTCCGGCTGGCGGAGCGCGGCTACCACTACGGCCCGGTGTTCCGCGGGTTGCGGGCGCTGTGGCGGCGTGGCGAGGAGGTGTTCGCCGAGCTGGCCCTTCCCGAGGAGGCGCGCGGTGACGCGGCGCTGTTCCTGCTGCACCCGGCCCTGCTGGACGCCGCCCTGCACGCGGCGCTGCTGCGCGGGGGTGCCGGGGGCGACGCCGATCTGCGCCTGCCGTTCTCCTGGAGCGGGCTGGAACTCCACGCCGCGGGTGCGTCGAGCATGCGGGTACGGGTGGCTCCGGCGGGAACGGACGCGGTGTCGATCACGGCTGTGGACGCCGAGGGCGAGCCGGTGGTCTCCGCCCGCTCCCTCGTCTTCCGGCCCGTCTCGCCGGACCAGCTGGTGACCTCCGTACGGACGGAGCCGGACTCGCTGTTCGGCCTGGAGTGGGCCGAGGTGCCGACGGCCGCCGGGAGCCTCGTGCCGGACGGCGCCGCGGAGGTCACGGTGCTGCCCGCGGGAACGGCGGCCACCGGGCCCGACGAGGTGCGGGCCGAGGCGTGGCGGGTGCTGGCCGGGATCCGCGCCTGGCTGGCCGAGAACAGGTCTCCCGGCGCGCGGCTGATCGTGACGACGAGGGGCGCGGTGACCGTCGACGGCGACGGGGACGTGCCCGACCTGGCCGGAGCCGCGATCTGGGGCATGGTCCGCGCGGCGCAGGCCGAGCAGCCGGGCCTGATCGCGCTCGTGGACCTCGACGCGGACGCGCCCCCGATGGAGGCGGCCGAGCTGGCCGGATACCTGGAGAGCGGGGCGGACACCCAGCTGGCGATCCGGGCGGGACGGGTCCTCACGCCGAGGCTGGCACGAGCCTCCTCCACTGGTGTTCTGACCCCGCCTTCGGACGCCGTCCGCTGGCGGCTGGACCGCACGCCCGGCGGGACGCTGGAGAACCTGGCCCTCGTCGAGTGCCCCGCCGCGTCCGGCCCGCCGGGCCCCGGCCGGGTCCGGGTCGCCGTACGGGCGGCGGGCCTCAACTTCAGGGACGTGCTCGTCTCCCTTGGCATGTATCCCGAGCCGGACGTCCTGATGGGGATCGAGGCCGCGGGCGTGGTCGTCGAGGTGGGCCCCGGCGTGACCGGCCTGCGTGAGGGTGACCGGGTGCTGGGCCTGTTCGACGGGGCCTTCGGCCCGGTCGCGGACACCGACAGGCGCTCGCTCGCCCCGATGCCCGACGGCTGGTCCTTCGGCGACGCGGCGTCGATCGCCACCGTGTTCCTCACCGCGTACTACGGCCTGGTCGACCTGGCCGGTCTGCGCGCAGGCGAGGCGGTGCTGGTGCACGCGGGGGCCGGCGGAGTCGGCATGGCGGCGGTCCAGCTCGCCAGGCACCTCGGCGCGGAGGTGTTCGCCACGGCCTCCCCCGGCAAGTGGGACACGCTGCGCGAGCTGGGCCTGGACGACGACCACATCGCCTCCTCCCGCACCCTGGAGTTCCGCGACAGGTTCCTCGCGGTCACCGGCGGCCGGGGCGTCGACGTGGTGCTCAACTCGCTGGCCGGGAAGTTCGTGGACGCGAGCCTGGACCTGCTGCCCAAGGGCGGCCGGTTCGTCGAGATCGGGAAGACCGACCTCAGGGACCCGGAAGAGGTGGCCGCCGCGCACCCGGACGTGCTCTACCGGTGGTTCGACCTGACCCGCCTCGCCGCCGCCGAGGGGGACGAGGCGATCCCCGAGCGGATCCACGCGATGCTCGCCGAGGTGCTCGCGCTCTTCGAGCGGGGGGCGCTGCGGCGGCTGCCGGTCCGTACCTGGGAGGTGGGCAGGGCGCCCGAGGCGTTCCGCTTCCTGTCGCAGGCCAGGCACGTCGGCAAGGTCGTGCTCCTGATGCCGGCGGCGCTCGACCCCGGGGGCACGGTGCTGATCACCGGCGGGACCGGCACCCTCGGGGCGCTGACGGCCCGGCACCTGGTGACCGGGCACGGCGTGCGCAACCTCCTGCTCACCAGCCGCCGGGGGGCCGGGGCACCCGGCGCCGGCGAGCTGGTGGAGGAGCTCACCGGGCTGGGCGCCGACGTGACGGTGGCGGCCTGCGACGTCGCCGACCGCGACGCCCTGGCGGGCCTGCTCGCGCAGGTGCCCGCGGACCGGCCGCTCACCGGTGTCGTACACGCGGCGGGACTGCTGGACGACGGGCTGGTCACCTCGCTGACCCGGCAGAGCCTGGACGCCGTGATGCGGCCGAAGTCGGACGCGGCGTGGCACCTGCACGAGCTGACCCGTGACGCGGACCTGGGCATGTTCGTGCTCTTCTCCTCGATCGCGGGAGTGGCCGGCGTCCCCGGCCAGGCGAACTACGCGGCGGCGAACGCCTTCCTCGACGGGCTGGCCCAGCACCGCAGGTCGCGGGGGCTGCCCGCCACGTCGCTCGCGTGGGGCCTGTGGGCCGAGGACTCCGGCATGACCGGGCACCTGGCCGACGCCGACCGGGCGAGGATGTCCAGGCTGGGCATCGGCCGGCTGGCCACGCCCGACGGGCTCGCCCTCTTCGACGCCGCCAGGACGAGGACCGACGCCGTGCTGGTTCCGGTACGGCTGAGTACCGGGACCGAGCCGGACGGCGTACGGCCGCTGCTGCGGGGCGCGATCGACGTCCCCTCGCGACGCCGGGGGGCCGCCGCGGACGTCCCGGCGCGGCCGGAGACCGGTGCCGAGCCGCTGGGCACGCGGCTGGCCAGGCTGTCCCCGGCCGAGCGGGAGACGGCCGTGCTGGAGCTGATCCGCCGCCAGGTCGCCACCGTGCTGGGGCACGCGTCGGTCTCGGCCGTGGGCGACGGCCGCACCTTCGAGCAGCTGGGCTTCGACTCGCTCACCGCGGTCGAGCTGCGCAACCGGCTCACCGGCCAGACCGGGCTGCGGCTGCCGGCGACCCTCGTCTTCGACTACCCGAGCGTGACCGCCCTCACCGGCCACCTGCTCGCCGAGCTGGTGCCGGACGACACGCCCACGCCGGCAGGCCTGCTGGACGACCTCGGCAGATGGCGGGCGGCCTCGTCCGCGCTGACCCCGAGCGAGGCCGAGCGGGCGGCGATCACCGACGGGCTGCGGGCGCTCCTGGCCCGGTGGGGCACCTCGGGCACCTCGAGCACCTCGGGCACCGAGCTGGATCACGACCTGGAGGCGTCCACCGCGGACGAGCTCTTCAACATCATCAAGAACGAGTTCGGCAAGTCCTGA
- a CDS encoding FAD-dependent oxidoreductase: MTTALIIGGGVAGPVAAMALQKAGIEPRVFEAYDKSAEGIGANLVLAVNGRSALLELGITTALDAGFDIPYNRYFMGSGRRLSKVANGKKLDDGTVSRAVKRGDLYGALRDEALRRDIHFEFGMRFIGAENTADGVVARFENGTEVHGDLLIGADGLHSTVRTIIDPDAPKPRYGKLINTGGYARDISVPGEPGTEFMYLGKRCFFCYIHHPNGEIWWYAAPSWPNEPSREELASITREDWRAHLCELFAKDNSPAVDIIKATPEIWAPWPINDLPTVPRWSNGRMLLIGDSVHAVSPTAGQGASMAIEDSVVLGKCLRDIPDIPEAMATFERIRRPRVEKVVSFGRRAGDLLIVGSQARRRARDLVMPLFFKRIALNEAAALSWVYDHRIPWDEPISPQPAPA; encoded by the coding sequence ATGACCACTGCGTTGATCATCGGGGGCGGCGTGGCCGGACCGGTGGCCGCCATGGCGCTGCAGAAGGCCGGCATCGAACCGCGGGTCTTCGAGGCCTACGACAAGAGCGCCGAGGGGATCGGCGCCAACCTGGTGCTGGCGGTCAACGGGCGCAGCGCGCTGCTCGAACTCGGCATCACCACCGCCCTGGACGCGGGATTCGACATCCCCTACAACCGCTACTTCATGGGCAGCGGCAGGCGCCTGTCCAAGGTCGCGAACGGCAAGAAGCTGGACGACGGGACGGTGAGCCGGGCGGTCAAGCGCGGCGACCTGTACGGGGCGCTGCGGGACGAGGCGCTGCGCAGGGACATCCACTTCGAGTTCGGGATGCGGTTCATCGGGGCGGAGAACACCGCGGACGGCGTCGTCGCCCGGTTCGAGAACGGCACGGAGGTGCACGGAGACCTGCTCATCGGCGCCGACGGCCTGCACTCGACCGTACGGACCATCATCGATCCGGACGCGCCGAAGCCGCGCTACGGCAAGCTCATCAACACCGGCGGCTACGCGCGCGACATCTCCGTGCCGGGCGAGCCGGGAACCGAGTTCATGTACCTGGGCAAACGCTGTTTCTTCTGCTACATCCACCACCCCAACGGGGAGATCTGGTGGTACGCGGCCCCGTCCTGGCCCAACGAGCCGAGCAGGGAGGAACTCGCCTCGATCACCCGGGAGGACTGGCGGGCCCACCTCTGCGAGCTGTTCGCCAAGGACAACAGCCCGGCTGTGGACATCATCAAGGCCACCCCGGAGATCTGGGCGCCGTGGCCGATCAACGACCTTCCCACCGTCCCCCGGTGGAGCAACGGCCGGATGCTCCTCATCGGCGACTCCGTGCACGCCGTCTCCCCGACCGCGGGGCAGGGGGCGTCGATGGCGATCGAGGACTCCGTCGTGCTCGGCAAGTGCCTGCGGGACATCCCCGACATCCCCGAGGCGATGGCCACGTTCGAGCGGATCCGGCGCCCGAGGGTCGAGAAGGTGGTCTCCTTCGGCAGGAGGGCGGGTGACCTGCTGATCGTCGGCAGCCAGGCGCGCAGGCGCGCGCGGGACCTGGTCATGCCGCTGTTCTTCAAACGGATCGCGCTCAACGAGGCGGCCGCGCTCAGCTGGGTCTACGACCACCGAATCCCGTGGGACGAGCCGATTTCACCGCAGCCCGCACCGGCCTGA
- a CDS encoding sugar 3,4-ketoisomerase encodes MVELPEHSDPRGLLTVVEGGKDIDFDIKRAYFIHHVPEEVTRGAHGHRRLRQLIIAMHGSFEVIVDDGFEKERFVLDNPSRGLYVVPMIWRDMVNFTPDAVGLWLVSEPYDESEYYRDYAEFLRDARASR; translated from the coding sequence ATGGTGGAGCTTCCCGAGCATTCCGATCCTCGGGGCCTTCTCACCGTGGTGGAAGGCGGGAAAGACATTGATTTCGACATCAAGAGGGCCTACTTCATCCACCATGTCCCCGAGGAGGTGACCCGGGGCGCGCACGGTCATCGGCGGCTGCGCCAGTTGATCATCGCCATGCACGGCAGCTTCGAGGTCATCGTCGACGACGGCTTCGAAAAGGAGCGGTTCGTGCTGGACAATCCCAGCCGGGGGCTCTACGTCGTCCCGATGATCTGGCGCGACATGGTGAACTTCACGCCGGACGCGGTGGGGCTGTGGCTGGTGTCGGAGCCCTACGACGAGTCGGAGTACTACCGGGACTACGCGGAGTTCCTGCGCGACGCGAGGGCCTCCCGGTGA